TAGGTAATATCGGTCCTGAAGCATCAAAACCTGTAATGGAAGGGAAAGGTCTTTTATTTAAGATCTTTGCTGATATAGATGTTTTTGATATTGAAGTAGATACTACAGATATCGATAAATTTATCGAGACAGTAAAAAACATTGCTCCAACCTTTGGAGGAATTAACTTAGAAGACATCAAGGCACCAGAATCTTTCGAAATTGAAAGAAGATTGAAAGAGGAATTGAATATTCCTGTAATGCACGATGATCAACACGGAACAGCAATTATTTCGGCGGCAGCTTTATTGAATGCTTTAGAATTAGCAGGAAAGAAAATTGACGAAGTGAAAATGGTGGTTTCAGGAGCAGGATCTGCTGCGATTGCTTGTGCTAATTTATACGTTGCATTTGGTGTAAAACAAGAAAACATTTTGATGTTCAACAGTAAAGGGGTATTGAAGAAAGGCGATGATCGCATTTCAGATATGCAACGTGAATTTGCTGTAGATTACGATATTTCATTGATGGATGCAATGAAAGGAAGTGATGTATTCATCGGTCTTTCTACTGCGGATGTCGTAACTCCAGAAATGTTATTGGGAATGGCGGATAATCCTATTGTATTTGCAATGGCTAATCCAAAACCAGAAATCGATTACAATGTAGCGGTTCAAACACGTAAAGACGTGATTATGGCTACTGGTAGATCTGATTATCCAAACCAAGTGAATAACGTATTAGGATTCCCTTATATCTTTAGAGGAGCTTTGGATGTTCGTTCTACGAAAATCAATGAAGAAATGAAGATGGCAGCTGTAGTTGCGTTAGCTAAATTGGCTAAAGAACCTGTGCCAGAACAAGTGAATATTGCATACGGAGAAACTAAATTGAGCTTTGGTCGTGAGTATATCATTCCTAAGCCGTTTGACCCTCGTTTAATTGCTGTAGTTCCACCAGCAGTTGCTAAAGCTGCAATGGAATCTGGATTGGCAGAAGCGCCGATTACGGATTGGGATAAATATAAGCAAGAGTTAGAAGAGCGTATGGGTTCTGATAACAAATTAGTGCGTATGTTGTTTAATCGCGCTAAAATCGATGCAAAACGCGTGGTTTATGCTGAAGCAGATCACTTGGATGTATTGAAAGCTGCTCAAATCGCTTACGAAGAAGGAATTGCTATTCCAATTTTATTAGGAGATAAAGAAACCATCTTAGAGTTGAAAAAAGAGATTGAGTTTCATGCAGATGTTGAAATTATCGATCCTAAATCAGAACTTGAGAAAGAAAGAAGAGCTGTATTTGCAGATTTATACTGGAAAACAAGACAACGCAAAGGAATTACACAATACGAAGCGTCAAAATTAATGCGTGAACGTAACTATTTTGCAGCGATGTTAGTGAATACTGGACAGGCAGATGTATTGTTAACTGGATATTCTCGTAGTTACCCTACTGTGGTAAAACCAATCTTAGAATTAATTCCTCGTGCACAAGGAGTAGATAAAATTGCTACAGCGAACTTGATGATGACCAAAAGAGGTCCGATGTTCTTAGCAGATACAGCAATTAATCCAAATCCAACAGCTGAAGAATTAGCGAAAATCGCGGTTATGGTCGAGAAAACAGTGAAGATGTTTGGTTTAGATCCAGTTATCGCCATGTTATCGTACACTAACTTTGGTTCTGCAGAGCATGCTTCTCCAACGAAAGTAAAAGAAGCGGTGAAGATTTTACATGAATACTATCCAGAAATGGTGGTGGATGGAGAAATTCAAATGGATTTTGCGTTGAACAACGAAATGTTAAAATCGAAGTTTCCTTTCTCTAAATTGGTAAATAAAAAAGTGAATACATTAGTTTTTCCAAACTTGGATTCAGCGAATATTACCTACAAAATGTTGAAAGAATTAAATAAAGCGACTTCAATCGGACCAATTATTATGGGACTTGAAAAAGCCGTTCACATTTTCCAATTAGGCGCAAGCGTGGATGAAATGGTGAATATGACAGCGGTAGCTGTGGTGGATGCTCAAGTAAGAGAGAGCCGCAAGAAAAAATAAAAAAATAAAAACAAAAATCTTCCTTGGTTTGCCTTTCATTATGTTAGTAAATAGTTAAAATTATTTACTATTTTTGATGAAAATTAGATAGTATGATTGCGCAGATTCAAGGAAGATTAATTGAAAAAACACCTACCGAAGTGATTATTGATTGTCACGGTGTAGGATACCAAATAAATATATCACTTTATACGTATTCGCTTATTGGTGCTGATGAGAACCTTAAGTTGTATACCTTTCTTCAAATTAAAGATGATGCGCATACTTTATTCGGATTTATCGATAAAGTGGAGCGTGAGTTATTTAAACTTTTAATCTCCGTTTCTGGAGTGGGTGGAAATACCGCTCGAAACATTTTATCTTCTACTGTACCCAAAGAATTATTGCAAATGATTGCGAATGCGGATGCAAAGAGCATTCAGCGTATCAAGGGGATTGGAGCTAAAACAGCTCAACGAATTATATTAGACTTACAAGAAAAAGTACTGAAACTTTATAATATTGATGAAGTTTTGCCTACAATTAACAATACAAATGCCGATGAAGCGTTATCTGCTTTAGAGGTTCTTGGTTTTGTGCGCAAAACTGCTGAAAAGGTGGTAGATGTAATTCTAAAAGCTAATCCTGAGGCCTCTGTAGAAGATATTATTAAACAAGCATTAAAAAAGTTGTAAGTCTTGGGAGGTTTCTTTGTTTTTCACCGGAAGTTGGCTTTCTGTTTACTTTTTGTTTTGTGCAGCACGTGGAGTGGTCTTGCACAGAATAACGCATTGAATCAACCCAATGATTCTATTCCACAGCCAGCTTATGATATGGGTAATATTGCATTACCTGATCCAGAAATTATCAAGGAATCGTATAGCTATGATCCATTAACGGATCAATATTACTACACCAAAGTGGTGAGTGATTTTAATTTGAGTTTACCGTTGATTTTGTCGCGCCAAGAGTATGAAAAAATCTTGATGCGTGCAGAAATGCGCCGTTATTTCTCTCAGAAGTTTAATGCAGTCAATGGAACATTAGAAGATCCAGCTGCACAACGCGATATGTTACCGCGCTATTATGTCAATTCAAAATTGTTTTCCGGAATATTTGGATCCAATGAAATTGATGTAAAACCAACTGGTTCTGTGGAGTTTGATATGGGAATTCGCCATACGAAACAAGAAAATCCATTGATGTCGAGCCGAAATAGAAAATCGACAACGTTTGATTTTGATCAGCGCATTAGCATGGGATTGCAAGGAATGGTGGGTACGCGATTAGCCGTGAATGCCAATTATGACACCCAAGCGAGTTTTGACTTCCAGAATATCATGAAATTGGAATATGCACCTGATGAAGACGATATTGTACAAAAAGTCGAAGTGGGTAACGTGAGCATGCCGATTAGTGGTTCCTTAATTCGAGGAGCACAAAGTTTATTCGGGGTGAAAACGGAACTTAAATTCGGTAAAACAACAATTACAGGGGTTTTCTCGGAACAAAAATCACAGACAACTTCAGTGAATGCTGAAGGAGGAGGGATGTTGGA
The window above is part of the Myroides odoratus DSM 2801 genome. Proteins encoded here:
- a CDS encoding NADP-dependent malic enzyme, which produces MNKESLRREALLYHAKPTPGKIQVVPTKKYSSQRDLALAYSPGVAEPCLEIAKDVNNVYKYTAKGNLVAVISNGTAVLGLGNIGPEASKPVMEGKGLLFKIFADIDVFDIEVDTTDIDKFIETVKNIAPTFGGINLEDIKAPESFEIERRLKEELNIPVMHDDQHGTAIISAAALLNALELAGKKIDEVKMVVSGAGSAAIACANLYVAFGVKQENILMFNSKGVLKKGDDRISDMQREFAVDYDISLMDAMKGSDVFIGLSTADVVTPEMLLGMADNPIVFAMANPKPEIDYNVAVQTRKDVIMATGRSDYPNQVNNVLGFPYIFRGALDVRSTKINEEMKMAAVVALAKLAKEPVPEQVNIAYGETKLSFGREYIIPKPFDPRLIAVVPPAVAKAAMESGLAEAPITDWDKYKQELEERMGSDNKLVRMLFNRAKIDAKRVVYAEADHLDVLKAAQIAYEEGIAIPILLGDKETILELKKEIEFHADVEIIDPKSELEKERRAVFADLYWKTRQRKGITQYEASKLMRERNYFAAMLVNTGQADVLLTGYSRSYPTVVKPILELIPRAQGVDKIATANLMMTKRGPMFLADTAINPNPTAEELAKIAVMVEKTVKMFGLDPVIAMLSYTNFGSAEHASPTKVKEAVKILHEYYPEMVVDGEIQMDFALNNEMLKSKFPFSKLVNKKVNTLVFPNLDSANITYKMLKELNKATSIGPIIMGLEKAVHIFQLGASVDEMVNMTAVAVVDAQVRESRKKK
- the ruvA gene encoding Holliday junction branch migration protein RuvA, yielding MIAQIQGRLIEKTPTEVIIDCHGVGYQINISLYTYSLIGADENLKLYTFLQIKDDAHTLFGFIDKVERELFKLLISVSGVGGNTARNILSSTVPKELLQMIANADAKSIQRIKGIGAKTAQRIILDLQEKVLKLYNIDEVLPTINNTNADEALSALEVLGFVRKTAEKVVDVILKANPEASVEDIIKQALKKL